A genomic region of Fusarium falciforme chromosome 4, complete sequence contains the following coding sequences:
- a CDS encoding Phosphodiesterase, giving the protein MSNMDRAACHVIYVNRNVCEEGLVRAIADHGASDWATDEARQIVQPLLKAFGDVNVCASGGACLSKLFELQEVSMLDLKPTLVLLDTPHDEPVHESRRRPVSPSPSCTSSTEDVDIHTPDEDLYGLGLLQKIITEAHLRGMSKLIVPIPVISNPQIEHPSTNGQMTDGAVEPVVSPLGSLDTNRQLIRRCLDLGAVDVIVSPLSVKCITSLEICAYRAHRDAAKEQQTLLEIRQGRKRSWVGVNEEKPFAYLREAMVSGLMNGICRLSTNDDQINNAHVAVSSERQAAIATAVGSWRFCAHSLSDDELLVAAMDMFRHALSMPELERWRLHADQLISFLVACRAAYNSFVPYHNFRHVVDVLQATFHFLVRINALPPYPAGAEPKIAPAKSPMAALITPFEALTLLITAIGHDVGHPGVNNGFLVTLNAPLAQLYNDRSVLESFHCAAYSQILRRYWPAAFEDSKMRDLMIASILATDMGLHFEYMKKLGNVQERLQVDNSTDGWNGRQLQEAKTLACSLLIKCADISNVARNHEIALKWTYILSEEFSRQASMEGELGIPSSLMSPPKQDMTSLAKGQLGFMNLFAAPLFQGVADIMPAMDYTVEELEMNKSLFELKLQQEKEKEPLDDPVRKRLLKEGTFSPRTMSFAVPQEEERRAPASLMEVADRKSDSTPVGNGDLPKPRAEGEDLSPADSQRTMGASPVSGTFEEFKEINGSTSSFDAVRELANSDPFQTRSRGDSYPDGKSMPSAKQRSSETTEGSVSGACSGDWASQATSATTGKMPMSPSTRGTSIVSGDSTEHPVGIPTINVDSASLKETSGAIYHDNSAMDDETRSNASTTGGSIGKAEGKSLKKKTSRFRMKDFPFFRRHKGTSSPSTADTTG; this is encoded by the exons ATGAGCAACATGGACCGCGCCGCTTGTCACGTTATCTATGTCAATCGCAATGTCTGCGAGGAGGGTTTGGTTCGCGCCATTGCTGACCACGGTGCATCCGACTGGGCTACAGATGAAGCTCGTCAAATCGTGCAGCCTCTTCTAAAGGCATTTGGCGATG TCAATGTCTGCGCCTCTGGGGGCGCTTGTTTGTCAAAGCTGTTCGAATTACAGGAAGTATCTATGCTCGATCTGAAGCCGACACTCGTACTTCTCGACACTCCACACGATGAACCAGTTCACGAATCCCGGAGAAGGCCAGTATCGCCCTCGCCTTCTTGCACTTCTTCCACGGAAGATGTCGATATTCACACCCCGGACGAAGATCTCTATGGTCTTGGTTTGCTACAAAAGATCATCACCGAAGCCCATTTGCGTGGCATGTCCAAGCTTATTGTCCCGATACCAGTTATCAGCAATCCACAGATCGAGCACCCATCTACGAATGGACAGATGACTGATGGCGCCGTGGAGCCCGTTGTTTCGCCTTTGGGGTCACTGGATACAAACCGTCAACTCATCAGGAGATGCCTAGATCTTGGCGCTGTCGACGTCATCGTCAGCCCTCTTAGCGTCAAGTGCATAACGAGCCTGGAGATCTGCGCTTATCGGGCCCATAGAGATGCTGCAAAGGAACAACAGACCCTGCTGGAAATTAGGCAAGGTCGGAAACGATCCTGGGTTGGTGTGAACGAGGAGAAGCCGTTTGCCTACCTTCGGGAAGCCATGGTTTCGGGGCTGATGAACGGGATTTGCCGTTTGTCTACCAACGATGACCAGATCAATAATGCACACGTAGCCGTGTCTTCTGAGCGACAGGCTGCCATTGCTACTGCAGTCGGTAGTTGGCGTTTCTGTGCCCACTCACTCTCCGACGATGAGTTGCTGGTGGCAGCCATGGACATGTTCAGGCACGCCTTGTCTATGCCTGAACTTGAGCGATGGCGGTTACATGCAG ACCAACTGATCAGCTTTCTCGTTGCTTGCCGTGCCGCGTACAATAGTTTTGTTCCGTATCACAACTTTCGCCATGTTGTGGACGTTTTGCAGGCAACCTTCCATTTCTTGGTTCGCATCAACGCTCTACCGCCATATCCTGCAGGTGCCGAGCCCAAGATTGCTCCGGCAAAATCCCCGATGGCTGCGTTGATCACGCCTTTTGAGGCCTTGACGCTTCTCATCACTGCCATCGGTCACGATGTCGGCCACCCTGGTGTCAACAACGGGTTCCTCGTAACCCTGAACGCCCCTCTAGCCCAGCTTTACAACGATCGTTCCGTCTTGGAATCGTTCCACTGCGCAGCTTATTCCCAGATCCTTCGCCGATATTGGCCCGCGGCCTTCGAAGACAGCAAGATGCGTGATCTCATGATTGCCTCAATCCTGGCAACAGATATGGGCCTGCACTTCGAATACATGAAGAAGCTAGGAAACGTACAGGAGCGTCTCCAAGTGGACAACAGCACGGATGGCTGGAACGGCCGGCAGCTGCAGGAGGCCAAGACCTTGGCGTGCTCACTTCTCATCAAATGTGCCGACATCAGCAATGTG GCGAGGAATCACGAGATAGCGTTAAAATGGACGTACATTCTCTCGGAGGAGTTCTCGCGGCAGGCATCAATGGAAGGTGAACTGGGCATTCCGTCGTCGCTCATGTCACCGCCGAAGCAGGACATGACATCATTGGCCAAGGGCCAGCTTGGATTCATGAATCTCTTTGCCGCCCCGCTGTTCCAAGGAGTTGCCGACATCATGCCTGCTATGGATTATACCgtggaggagctcgagatgAATAAGAGCTTGTTCGAGCTGAAGCTGCAGcaggaaaaggagaaggagccATTGGATGACCCAGTTCGCAAGCGTCTTCTGAAGGAGGGCACGTTTTCGCCGAGGACTATGAGTTTTGCGGTACcacaagaggaggaaaggaGAGCTCCAGCGTCGCTAATGGAGGTAGCGGACCGAAAGTCGGACTCGACTCCAGTGGGTAATGGAGATCTGCCAAAGCCCCGGGCGGAGGGAGAAGATCTGTCGCCAGCCGACAGCCAGAGGACAATGGGTGCGTCGCCCGTGAGTGGCACGTTCGAGGAGTTTAAGGAAATCAATGGCTCGACGTCATCATTTGACGCAGTCAGGGAGTTGGCGAACAGCGATCCGTTTCAAACACGAAGCAGGGGCGACAGCTATCCTGATGGCAAATCAATGCCCTCGGCGAAGCAAAGATCGAGCGAGACAACTGAAGGAAGTGTGTCGGGGGCATGCTCGGGAGACTGGGCTTCCCAAGCGACCAGCGCAACAACGGGCAAGATGCCAATGTCGCCAAGCACGCGGGGCACAAGTATTGTCAGCGGGGACTCGACGGAACATCCAGTTGGCATTCCTACGATCAACGTTGATTCGGCGAGCTTGAAGGAGACATCGGGAGCGATTTACCACGACAACTCGGCGATGGATGACGAGACAAGATCCAACGCAAGCACAACAGGCGGAAGCATTGGCAAGGCCGAGGGCAAGTCATTGAAAAAGAAGACTAGCAGGTTCAGGATGAAGGACTTCCCATTCTTCAGGAGGCATAAGGGCACAAGCTCGCCATCGACGGCGGACACGACTGGGTGA
- a CDS encoding MFS domain-containing protein, whose product MGSDETRCFGDNATQNHTVVDVEERGDSSDESSWSDSESWDATKLSPMRKLHIIVAGFTCTFNGNFGSSMPSGALDAIAEQFNVTNPIHLILLNSLYMVGYVLGPLLFGPLSEYIGRRPVLIGTYLGYLVFMLASSGAPNYAALLIFRLLCGVNAAAPTTVIGGLYSDILDNPSVRGNAMALYMGITTLGPLVGPIVSGFSSPISWRWPFWIAGMMAASGLPLVLTLPETYAPVLQNKAARKQLKKNRKSGEGQVPELKPFDVRKIFLRPMKLLFTEPILASTSAYLTLVYAVFYLMFQAYPRVFQGFYELSPGMAGLAFIPLAVGSILSLVVFYIFTLYHDSQTKAGAEWTKNHIYRRLPLACIASPCMVISLFWLGWTVWPSVNPIIPSLGGLFFGLGFQLLFMGMINYLTDVFLQYSASALAAASMTRSIGAILLPLAADSMYGDLGLHWAPSVLAFIALAMGVIPFVFIRYGDRLARSSKTARAAFAIQD is encoded by the exons ATGGGTTCTGACGAGACTCGGTGCTTTGGCGATAATGCCACCCAAAACCACACTGTTGTCGACGTCGAAGAGAGAGGAGACTCTTCGGACGAGTCGAGCTGGTCCGACAGCGAGTCTTGGGATGCCACCAAGTTATCGCCG ATGAGAAAACTGCACATCATCGTCGCCGGTTTCACATGCACCTTCAATGGCAACTTTGGATCGTCGATGCCTTCAGGTGCtctcgatgccatcgccgagcAGTTCAATGTCACCAACCCcattcatctcatcctcctcaactcTCTGTACATGGTTGGATATGTCCTCGGTCCGCTGCTCTTTGGCCCCCTCAGCGAGTACATCGGTCGTCGACCTGTCTTGATCGGTACCTATCTGGGATATCTTGTCTTTATGCTGGCATCATCTGGGGCTCCCAACTACGCGGCTCTCCTTATCTTCCGTCTTCTTTGCGGAGTCAACGCGGCAGCTCCCACGACTGTTATCGGCGGACTGTACTCTGACATTCTGGACAACCCTTCGGTGCGAGGTAACGCTATGGCCCTCTACATGGGCATCACCACCTTGGGTCCCTTGGTTGGTCCCATCGtctcgggcttctcctccccaATCTCGTGGCGCTGGCCATTCTGGATCGCCGGCATGATGGCGGCTTCTGGACTGCCTCTCGTCCTCACACTCCCTGAGACATACGCTCCAGTCCTTCAGAACAAGGCGGCGCGCAAGCAACTCAAGAAGAACCGCAAGTCTGGCGAGGGGCAGGTTCCCGAGCTGAAGCCTTTCGACGTCCGAAAGATCTTCCTACGACCCATGAAGCTTCTGTTCACGGAACCCATCCTTGCCTCCACTTCGGCATACCTCACACTCGTGTACGCCGTCTTCTACCTCATGTTCCAGGCGTATCCCCGAGTCTTTCAAG GTTTCTACGAACTATCTCCAGGAATGGCTGGACTTGCATTCATACCTT TGGCCGTTGGGTCGATCCTCTCTCTGGTGGTTTTCTACATCTTTACTTTGTATCATGATAGTCAAACCAAAGCCGGCGCGGAATGGACCAAGAACCACATCTATCGCCGCCTGCCCCTTGCCTGCATTGCTTCTCCCTG CATGGTCATCTCCCTTTTTTGGCTCGGTTGGACCGTCTGGCCCAGCGTGAACCCCATTATCCCATCTTTGGGTGGCCTCTTTTTCGGCCTGGGCTTCCAGCTGCTGTTCATGGGAATGATCAACTATCTCACGGACGTCTTTCTTCAATACTCGGCATCTGCCCTGGCCGCAGCCAGTATGACACGCTCCATCGGCGCCATCCTACTCCCGCTTGCCGCCGACAGCATGTACGGCGACCTGGGCCTCCACTGGGCGCCCTCGGTGCTGGCCTTTATCGCCCTCGCCATGGGAGTCATTCCATTCGTCTTCATCAGGTACGGTGATCGCCTGGCGAGGAGCAGCAAGACGGCCAGGGCAGCCTTTGCCATCCAGGACTAG
- a CDS encoding 2-dehydropantoate 2-reductase, producing MDKARILLVGCGGIGCIAALNLEYGERAAVTAVLRSSYQIVKESGFTINSVDHGQVRGFRPTEILNSVPDVSQAGVTPFDYIICATKNMPDIGPPIADLIRPAVTPGHSTILLLQNGLNIEVPLFEAFPENVILSGISICGSSEPATGTIEHTLHDELRVGPFRDEGDAADRARDFVARYSAGGRCTCHFDSDVAFSRWRKLLYNAVYNPVGALTDLDTGDMQLCPGLVDDVVRPAMKEIQAAAAAYGQEIPDDSIEAMITTEPIEAHVPPSMLVDVRKVCTHTPVSLPPGGYRQADAYTSQGQYIEFENLIGEPLRAAKARQVQTPILQNLYSLARSYQWKVKAKRSA from the exons ATGGACAAGGCTAGAATCCTGCTTGTGGGCTGCGGCGGTATTGGCTGCATTGCCGCCCTGAACCTGGAATATGGTGAACGAGCTGCCGTCACTGCCGTCTTGCGCTCCAGCTACCAAATCGTCAAGGAGTCTGGCTTCACTATAAACTCTGTCGACCACGGACAAGTTCGTGGGTTCCGACCAACCGAGA TCCTGAACTCCGTGCCTGACGTCTCTCAAGCCGGTGTCACTCCTTTTGACTACATCATTTGTGCCACCAAAAACATGCCGGACATTGGCCCGCCCATTGCTGACCTTATCCGCCCTGCTGTCACTCCAGGTCATTCTACTATCTTGCTGCTTCAGAATGGACTCAATATCGAGGTACCCCTGTTCGAAGCCTTCCCCGAGAACGTCATCCTCTCGGGCATCAGCATCTGTGGCTCCTCGGAGCCGGCCACTGGGACAATCGAACACACACTTCATGACGAGTTGCGCGTTGGCCCGTTTCGCGACGAGGGCGACGCTGCTGATCGAGCGAGGGATTTCGTGGCTCGGTATAGCGCTGGAGGACGTTGTACCTGTCACTTCGACTCCGATGTTGCGTTTTCGCGTTGGCGAAAGCTTCTCTACAACGCTGTCTATAACCCGGTTGGTGCCTTGACGGATCTTGATACGGGCGACATGCAACTTTGCCCTGGACTCGTCGACGATGTCGTCCGGCCTGCGATGAAAGAGATCCAGGCTGCGGCGGCCGCCTACGGACAAGAGATTCCGGACGATTCTATAGAAGCAATGATCACGACGGAACCCATCGAAGCTCATGTTCCACCAAGTATGCTTGTCGATGTGCGAAAGGTCTGTACCCATACCCCCGTCTCCCTCCCACCCGGCGGTTACAGACAAGCAGATGCTTACACCTCTCAGGGGCAATACATCGAGTTTGAAAACCTCATTGGTGAGCCTCTCAGGGCTGCTAAAGCTCGTCAAGTCCAGACTCCCATCTTGCAAAATCTATACTCCTTGGCGAGGAGTTATCAGTGGAAGGTCAAAGCAAAGCGCTCGGCTTGA